One genomic region from Chthonomonas calidirosea T49 encodes:
- a CDS encoding glycoside hydrolase family 127 protein, which translates to MLAQLRGSVIALNKSPFASMCPLPLQAVRLNDRFWAPRLQTNRSVMLPSQIQQCEETGRIDNFRRASGKKQIDFQGIYFNDSDVYKLLEAIAYAIAYEPNASLEAQMEAIIAEIAAAQQPDGYLNTYFMFDRAKDRFTNLRDMHEIYCAGHLFQAAVAHYRATGRTHLLDVARRYADLLYDKFGPNGQPGACGHPEAEMALVELARTTGEARYLELARCMVEARGRGVLGGSSYHQDHVPFVEQREFVGHAVRHLYLASGATDIVLETGDKAHLATLDALWQDLIQHKLYITGGAGSRYEGEAFGAPYELPDDRAYAETCANIALVMWCYRLLHLKADPIYADIMERALYNGVLSGISLDGEHYFYQNPLADRGGHRRQKWFGCACCPPNIARLLASLPGYFASANPSNQLYLHLYAQSEIRFSTSEGDVSLRVNTNYPWEGLIEIEVLDAPSHTTTLFLRIPQWAANATLHCNGNASADTAYPASGSYAKVALSGAPATIRLELSMPIQWIQSHPHVQNHYQKVALVRGPIVYCLEQADHSNTDPWDILLTHETTCQPEERPELLNGVTVLTGRGVALKRERWAGKLYAPYQPYEISHPVTITAIPYHAWANREAGPMTVWLPVL; encoded by the coding sequence ATGTTGGCTCAGCTTCGAGGATCTGTCATCGCACTTAACAAAAGCCCTTTTGCCTCCATGTGCCCTTTACCGCTGCAGGCGGTTCGGTTAAACGATCGTTTCTGGGCACCACGCCTGCAAACCAATCGTTCGGTAATGCTGCCCTCACAGATCCAACAGTGTGAAGAGACCGGACGTATAGACAACTTTCGGCGCGCCTCCGGTAAAAAACAGATCGATTTTCAAGGAATCTACTTCAACGACTCCGATGTCTATAAACTCCTCGAAGCCATTGCCTACGCCATCGCCTACGAACCGAATGCCTCTCTCGAAGCGCAGATGGAGGCTATCATTGCAGAGATCGCCGCAGCGCAACAGCCCGATGGCTATCTCAACACCTACTTCATGTTCGATCGGGCCAAAGACCGTTTCACTAATCTGCGCGACATGCACGAAATCTACTGCGCGGGTCACCTCTTTCAAGCTGCTGTAGCCCACTATCGTGCCACCGGTCGAACCCATCTCCTCGATGTGGCCCGACGCTATGCCGATCTGCTCTATGATAAGTTTGGCCCAAACGGACAACCCGGAGCCTGCGGACACCCCGAAGCGGAAATGGCGCTTGTGGAGCTTGCACGCACGACAGGCGAGGCGCGTTATCTAGAACTCGCGCGATGCATGGTCGAGGCCCGCGGAAGAGGCGTTCTTGGAGGTAGCTCTTATCATCAAGACCACGTGCCCTTTGTGGAACAGAGAGAGTTCGTTGGGCATGCCGTTCGCCATCTCTATTTAGCTTCAGGAGCGACCGATATCGTGCTTGAAACGGGCGATAAAGCCCATCTTGCCACCCTCGATGCCCTCTGGCAAGACCTTATCCAGCACAAACTCTACATCACGGGAGGAGCGGGTTCCCGCTACGAAGGAGAAGCTTTCGGCGCTCCTTATGAGCTGCCCGATGATCGGGCTTACGCAGAAACCTGCGCCAATATCGCCCTCGTAATGTGGTGTTATCGCCTTCTCCATCTCAAAGCTGACCCCATCTACGCCGACATCATGGAACGCGCCCTCTACAATGGTGTTCTCTCCGGAATCTCGCTCGACGGCGAACACTATTTCTACCAAAACCCTCTTGCTGACCGCGGCGGCCATCGGCGTCAAAAATGGTTCGGCTGTGCCTGCTGTCCTCCCAATATCGCTCGCCTGCTCGCCTCGCTGCCTGGCTACTTCGCCAGCGCGAATCCATCAAACCAACTCTATCTTCACCTCTACGCACAAAGCGAGATCCGTTTTTCAACCTCAGAAGGAGACGTTAGCCTGCGGGTGAACACAAACTATCCTTGGGAAGGACTCATCGAAATAGAGGTGCTGGACGCCCCTTCACACACCACAACGCTCTTTCTGCGCATCCCCCAATGGGCAGCAAACGCCACTCTCCACTGCAACGGCAACGCCTCGGCCGATACCGCCTATCCTGCCTCCGGCAGCTACGCTAAAGTTGCTCTCAGCGGGGCACCCGCAACGATCCGGCTGGAGCTGTCCATGCCGATACAATGGATACAAAGCCATCCCCACGTGCAAAATCACTATCAAAAAGTTGCGCTTGTACGAGGGCCGATCGTCTACTGCTTAGAACAGGCCGATCACTCCAACACAGACCCATGGGATATTCTGCTGACCCATGAGACGACCTGCCAGCCGGAAGAGCGTCCTGAACTGCTGAATGGTGTCACGGTACTAACCGGTCGGGGAGTGGCATTAAAGAGAGAACGGTGGGCAGGGAAGCTGTATGCGCCTTACCAGCCCTACGAGATCTCGCATCCCGTGACGATCACGGCCATCCCTTACCATGCCTGGGCAAATCGCGAGGCAGGCCCGATGACGGTCTGGCTTCCTGTTCTCTGA
- a CDS encoding ABC transporter ATP-binding protein, producing the protein MELFRRLLGYLRPYRKKVALSVLLLLIITFTPIVLPRIIGYTIDVVIPHKNYRALVWIFWGIVGLYALRGIVSFWLNYTIGWLGQRVVFDLRFESYRHLNRLSLSYYDTRQTGKIMARLMGDIDFIQQMISGGFVTFMADMLSVIAILVVLFTMQWRLTLLALAGIPFYVANYKYFIRYIRPLSVELREKWDAMLGALQEKLAGIMVVKAFAREEYETERFMQTVKENFDLGMKQMKLNRRLGAIAQVIRATFTGAVLWYGGALILHHRMEIGALLAFNALLNQLYDPAVRIVDFNVTVQWTIAAMERVFETLDTRPEITDAPDAKPLTNMRGEVEFDHVTFGYERDHPVLHDICLKVAPGEVVAIVGPSGSGKTTLVNLIARFYEVPPGQGTIRIDGVDIRKVKLESIRRQISIVSQESLLFSVSLKENIKYGYHDATDWQIMQAAKMADLHEFILTLPQAYDTKIGEEGIKLSVGQKQRMAIARAALTNPRILILDDATSALDSKTEANVQAALERLMKGRTSFVITHRLSPIMNADKIVVLDQGRIVDIGTHAELVSRPGVYQNLYNEQFRAAHEQNSGIQALLA; encoded by the coding sequence ATGGAACTGTTTCGACGGCTGCTAGGCTATTTACGCCCCTATCGTAAAAAGGTAGCGCTTTCCGTTCTCTTGCTGCTGATTATCACCTTCACGCCTATTGTGTTGCCGCGTATCATTGGTTACACCATAGATGTCGTGATTCCTCATAAGAACTACCGTGCGCTGGTCTGGATATTTTGGGGGATCGTGGGGCTTTACGCCCTACGTGGCATTGTGTCGTTTTGGTTAAACTACACGATCGGTTGGCTGGGACAGAGGGTCGTTTTTGATCTTCGTTTTGAGAGCTATCGGCATCTCAACCGTCTCTCTCTTTCCTACTATGACACCCGTCAAACGGGAAAGATCATGGCGCGTCTCATGGGCGATATTGACTTCATCCAGCAGATGATCTCGGGTGGGTTCGTTACGTTCATGGCCGACATGCTCAGCGTTATCGCGATTTTGGTGGTTCTCTTTACCATGCAATGGCGCCTTACGCTGTTGGCGTTAGCGGGCATTCCCTTCTATGTGGCGAACTATAAATACTTTATTCGCTATATTCGCCCGCTCAGCGTTGAGCTGCGAGAGAAGTGGGATGCCATGTTAGGAGCGCTACAAGAAAAGCTCGCCGGAATTATGGTTGTCAAGGCGTTTGCTCGAGAAGAGTACGAGACGGAACGTTTCATGCAGACGGTGAAAGAGAACTTCGACCTCGGCATGAAGCAGATGAAGCTTAACCGGCGGCTCGGTGCCATTGCCCAGGTGATACGAGCGACCTTTACGGGCGCAGTGCTTTGGTATGGAGGAGCTTTGATTCTGCACCATCGCATGGAGATAGGGGCTTTGTTGGCCTTTAACGCGCTCCTCAACCAGCTCTATGACCCCGCGGTACGCATTGTGGACTTCAATGTGACGGTGCAATGGACGATTGCGGCCATGGAACGGGTTTTCGAGACCCTCGATACACGGCCGGAAATAACCGATGCGCCGGATGCAAAGCCGCTTACCAACATGCGTGGTGAGGTGGAGTTCGACCATGTCACCTTTGGCTATGAGCGCGACCACCCGGTTCTGCACGATATCTGTCTGAAGGTGGCTCCGGGAGAGGTCGTGGCCATTGTAGGGCCTTCTGGATCCGGCAAAACGACGTTGGTTAACCTTATCGCGCGTTTTTACGAGGTTCCTCCAGGGCAGGGCACCATTCGCATTGACGGTGTGGATATCCGAAAGGTTAAACTCGAATCGATACGTAGGCAGATAAGCATCGTGAGCCAGGAGAGCCTGCTGTTCTCTGTATCCCTTAAAGAGAACATCAAATACGGATATCACGATGCTACCGATTGGCAAATTATGCAGGCGGCTAAAATGGCCGATCTGCACGAGTTCATTCTTACGCTGCCTCAGGCGTACGACACGAAGATCGGCGAGGAGGGCATTAAGCTGTCTGTTGGGCAGAAGCAACGCATGGCCATTGCACGGGCTGCGCTTACCAACCCACGTATTCTCATCCTAGATGACGCAACATCTGCTCTAGATAGCAAGACCGAGGCGAATGTTCAGGCTGCCTTGGAGCGCCTCATGAAGGGAAGAACGAGCTTTGTTATTACTCACCGGCTTTCGCCCATCATGAACGCGGATAAGATCGTGGTGCTGGATCAGGGGCGCATCGTAGATATCGGCACCCATGCCGAGCTTGTTAGCCGACCTGGAGTATATCAAAACCTCTACAACGAGCAGTTCCGCGCCGCCCACGAGCAAAATTCGGGCATTCAAGCGCTACTGGCCTAA